A segment of the Amblyomma americanum isolate KBUSLIRL-KWMA chromosome 6, ASM5285725v1, whole genome shotgun sequence genome:
TCACGAGAAGCAGCAGGATTCAATAAACTAAATTATAAGTGCACTATTAGCAGTGTCATTATTGTTATAAATTTCTGTTCACAAATAGTGTCTAAACATCAACTTAGAAACGTTGGCAAGGTGCTTGTACCCAACATTGGTGCTATGCACACCCATAAATGTTATTATGATGTAAACATCATAATATACGTACCTCAGGCAGCATTACAATAAAATCACATTTTGTTGCTCAGTGTTGAGTGGCAGTTTTCACTTACAGGCAGTGTTGAGGCAACATTGTATGTTACCTGGGTATCAACGTTGGGTATTATTAAGCTCATGTCCCTTGCATGTTTCCCAGATGCACTAAAAGCTCCCTTTTCAATTACCTCCTGCCCTTCCTTTACACACTGTAACACACAGTTCCTTTCAAAATAACACCAAAACATTTTATGTGTGCAGGACAAAGTAGTACCGTCAAAGCATGGGGCGACAATTTGTCTGAAGGTCAAAAGCAGGTCTAAATATGGGCACTGCACCAGTGCCTGTGCAgatgttttttatttttgtgcaaaGTGTCATCGTTGACATATAGGTAAGGGTCAGGATTTTCGGTTTTTGTATTCTGAAAATTCGGAGGACTTTTTCTAGTGTTAACTTCAGAatgcaatttttgttttcttttcttttcagccaGTACTTTGTTGTTGAAAATGTTTATTGATCAAAATGAGTGAATAGTATTTCCCATGGAAgcattactgtttttttttctctatgatATTTATATGTCAACCATGTGCAATAATGATTATCTTGGCTAGTTTGTTAGTAACAGCAGTTAACACATAAGATGCCCAAATGGTCAGGTTTAGAGTAGTGGTTGCAGTATAAATGTATATCACCATAAAAACAAAGATTACAAGATATGTGATTAGGCCATAAGACAGAAACATAAAATTGAAGGTTACTTATAAACATTTGTTGCGCATAAgcataaataaacaagaaaaagtAAAGAAGCGAAAGGGACAGGAGAGCAACACAGATGTACTACTCAACTGCCTCACTTATACAAGTGGAAGCAGGCCTTACTATCTAATTCATTGAGGATGAAATAGCGAGCTTGCAAACAGGGTGAACAATAAAAGAAGACATGTTAGAGACGAGTGCTGTATTCTTCCTTTGTCGCTCGTCTTGTTTTCACTCTTCTCCATTCATAATGAATAGTTCTTTCTTTATTGACACTGTCAGCCCTGTTGAAGAGACATTACAGAAGTGGAaaccacaaaaaaaggaaaaacaagcaATGCCAACAGATCGAATAACGCTAATGCACAAACCATACAAACAACTGATCACACTGGATAACAGATGTATGCGGTTATATGTATGAATTAACAGTGATTACACAGGACCGCAGCAATGTATGCAATCCATGCAGCACACTAtggcacacacagacacacaaaaaaacaatgcGAAACTCAAGCGCTCTTAAGGATATTTTAAGGATAATGCTATACACGGACAGACAAGTTTAAAGCTCAAATTGGTTAGTACACTGCACTCCCGGAATATATAACACCATCTAAATTATTCAATAAAGCATTGAGGCAATCAGACTTATCTAGTGAATGGGGAAGAATGTTCCATTCCTTTACAGTTCTAGGAAACTTAAATGCATCGTTACTGGTTACTGGAGGCGGAATACACATGCTATGGCGGTCCCTAGAGGTTTCATTAGTAAGAATATCAAAATAGTTGGCCCTGttgatttttatttcattgtttaCAATAAACAGAAATTTCAGCCTGCCATACTTGGTCCTTATTTTTAAATTGGGAAGGTTTGAAAGCTGACATAACTTTGGAGGGGAGTGAATTCGACCATATTTGTCGGATTACCAACTTCTCCATTACTAACTTGTCCAGCTTTCCATCCTATTTTCTATCTAGCAGCCTTCATGCAAGAGTGATATCACACTGTTGATACAAGTGTTCATTCCTTCAGTCATGGAAAAAACTGTGAAGTTTAGCAGCAAACTGTTCATTATAACAAAGTTTCCgaattggaaagaaagaaaagtgacCGTGGCCACTATTCAAACGTAGGTGAGGGTTTCTAATCACGGCTGTCTGCTAGATGACGGCAGAAAATGAAGTGCCGCTGAACTGTCATGGAAGCCAAAACGTGGCACTTTTTCATGGCCCTTTTGAATGGTTTTGAGCTGGCAGTGGCTTGTCATGGTTACAAATGTTGTCAGTGTCGTATATATGTGGCATGGGAAAACTCCTTAAGCAAGTACACTCTCTGATAAGGTGATAACATTCTGAGAGTAGACGGCACTATGCTAGTAGAGGACGCTTAACAAGCAATGTATTGGTCTACAGCAGCCATATGCCTAATGTAAGGAGCAATGGTTCTGCTCTGCTTAATCCAATGATCCCATTGTCTCAGTATGTGCCGGAAGTGATCAATAACAAATGTACAAATTTAAAATGATAAAAGCAGCCAGCCCGTCACTAGAACTGCTCCAAATGTGATTTTCTTCAAGCATATTTATCCACTCTGGTGTACAAACCTAACTTTCCCACACCTTTCATTTGCTGTACTGGTTTACCAAAGGAATGATGAACTCATTTGTGACACTGTCAGCATGTTGAACAGCCATCAAGCATTTTATTCTTCTGTACAGACCTAATTAGCTAGCAGCTAACATTACATAGTAACCTGCTGCAGCgacttagtggctttggcgttcagcacTTCAGCCGAAGGTGACGCCAAGTCCCAGCCATAGTGGTCACATTTTGATACAGGTGAAATGTGAAAatacccatgtgctgtgcaatctcagtgcacattaaacaaccccTGGCAGTCGAAATTAATCCAAGTCCTCCGCTAGGGCATCTCTCGTAATCTACGTGCAGCTGCGAGATGTTAATAACCCCCTATGAATACACTACGGTGGCTCCGTGGTTTTGGAGCTCGGCTGCGGACCCTAAAAATGCAGGCTTggtcccggctgcggcagtccgatcacgatggaggtgaaattctagacgtactgtgcaatgtcggagcacgttaaagaatcccaggtggtcaaaatttccggagtccttcactatggcgcccctcatagcccgagttgctttggatcgttaaacccccataaacaaatcattatgataaatccaggcgctcaaaaacaacgacacagaggagACACAGCACACCTGGATTTATCATAATGAACgtacaccaactagctcagctttCTGCCCtgtcccataaaccaaaccataccatactaACACCACACAGTACCAACAAGCCCTTGTCTTCCAACTGCATCTTTATTAGCGCAACTCCAACATGCATTTGAGGAAATTTTCCATCACAGTTGTATGAAATGCACCTTTGACCCATTTAAAAGCATTCTGCCTTGACACTACAGCATATGAAAACCGACCAACTCAGTGGAATAGATGAGACCATGGCTATGAGATATCTCAACAAATGTTTTCTAATCAGTGTTTAAGCATGCTTATAAACACCCACAGATGATTACAAAAATTTATAAATGTTCATATCACAGTCAAGAAGAGGCTGTAGGCCAGCGAAGTTAtctatgcagttttttttttcatttgaatttATTGGATACATATTGGATAAGTACATAAATTCGGTATTCGGTTTGTACTATTCATTACGCATCCTGTACAGGTTGCATGGGATCACTCACTTATAACGTTCCCCAATTTGGGCACTGAATGAAACAGTGGCGCTGACTCTTTTGTTAGGTTACTTTCTCCCACTTTAGGCAAAAGCTATATTTGTAAATGGCAAAAATCCTGTGTGCGCCTTCAATGTGAAAAGCTCTGTTTGTATGACTTATTAGTCAGATGCAGTAGACTAATTTATTTACttaatttattttaccctcatggTACATAGTACATTTAGAGCGGAGGGCAAGAAGGCTTAACAGATTGTTGTTGCATGAATATAAGTGGAGCAATTTAGATGACTTAATTTGTAGTAAAAAAACTAGAATAGTACATGCTATAAAATAAATGTTAATCCAAAACTGCATTAGACAAAATTATAGCCTTTGTAAGTGCAATTAAACAAACATGATCCAATAAACATTCATGGTATGCAGAAACTAGTACCAAACAAGtgttgatgcggaggaaatgcaatACCATCCACCTTTTCGACTCTGCGTATTATATAGTAATAAGAGACACATTAAATGATGTTTTGAAACCAATTTATAATGCTGTGTATTGTGCATTCCTGATTTCTTTAGGTGATTTTGACCATGTCAGAACTCCACTAACCATTGAATTTCAGTAAACATCCAGTAACCACTGGTTCTATTCTGATTCTATTCTACGATTTACATTTCGACTCCATTCTCATTTTTGCTCTGTCAATCTTAGTCCAGCCTACAAATGGAGGGTGGAATTCTTTCTCTCCACCTGcccctgccaaccatggcaggtgcaGGCTTCACATTGACACAGATGCCAGCAACGCCAGATAGTTTTCACATTCATGGCACTCCTAATGCTATCACATTGCATTAAATGTGTCTCCAGTGTCTAAACCTCAGTGTCTCGGGACACACTCGGTTCCTTCTTCAGGGGCCACTGAATGGTCAGCACAGAGCACTGAGCAGACTTTGCTTTCCCTCAAACGTAATGTGACAAAGGCCATTCATGAAGACAGAAGGTAGAGTTACCAGGAACCTGCACAGTTCTTAGGAACTCTACACTTTGCCTATGTGAATGGCCTTCATCACGCGACCTCATGCTCATTGCTGACCGTTCAGTAGCCAATGAAGAAGGGTCGAGTTTGTCCTGAaacacgatttttttttaaatccttggtTGGTGCCAGTCTCCTTTTACATCACATCTTAACTAGACGGACATCTGTCGGATGTTCATGCTCAAATCCATGGTAAGTGCATGCGCAGCTAAATGGCAAACTCTACTGCCTGTGCAGCATCTTAGTGGCACTGCATCACTACAACTCAGACATTTGGATCAATTCAGAAGATTTATGAGGTTTACAGTTGATTTGGTAAACATTCAAAACATGACCCAAGATGACAGATCCCCTCTTTCTGTGTTGGCATACTGCAAGAATATACAAAAGCTATGCATATCTCTCCACTGAACAGTGAAGCAAAATTTGCGAGGAATACACAGCCCTCCACAATGTCATATGGACAATGTCCGTAAAATAAGTGTTATTGGTTGTCATTTCTAATCTCAGCAGAAAActacacaaaaaaaaagctaggACTGCATCCTATTGGCTTGCAAAGCACCACCAGTTGCAAAACATAATTCACACTGAACCTCACAACAGTTATTTTAAACAGTTGACATCAGCCTATCGTTGGACTGATACAGCACAATAAAATTCGTTCACATACTCAGATGACAAGGGATTGCCCGAAGTTGACGCATAGCTGCTTTGATGCAGAACTATTGCCTATGTTTTGATGTCAGCCTGGTCCAGATAAAAAATTTAAACGTCAATTAATAATGCACAGTGAGCATAATCAAAGCATTTTACTCGCTAACTCAATTGCTGATTGCCTTGCCAATCAGGCAACAGTGATTGGATTGTCTAAGAATTATAAGTTTCCTATTTCTGCTTATGTTAAAAAGGAACCAAACATACTCTAGCTTGCCTTGGTTTTAAGGCATTCATTTGGTGACTGCACCCGAATCAAGGCTTGCCGTGCTGTCCTGGTACAGCAAGTGAAAAATGATCATTCTAGCAGAAATTACTACAAAGAAATGGAGAGGACATGCAGTGCAGGGAACAGTACGACTGGTCTCTTAAAAGTGACAATCAGAAACAGCATAAAATGAGGCGAATTAGTGAGGCTAAGAAATCTGCAGACAGAGGGTAGTGGAAGTTGCTGCAGGACAGGGTAAAGTGATGACCACTGAGAAAAGCCTCTACCCTGCAATGGACTTGACCAATTTACAAGTTCTTGGCACCTGAACAACCTCAGTGCTGGCACGCTAGACTAGGAGTGATAATGTGATCATAAATGTGGCATTTTATAAAGgcgttttctttccatagctcagcATGTATTGTGCAAGCTGCTTGTTGCAAATGACATATTGCTTCACTGGTGAACTGGCAGAGCAGTAGAAAGGCACTACAGCAACCTTGACGGGGCAAAAGCATATGcaatttattttactttttaaaGAAATTGCAGCACAGGCTACATAGATACACAAGTGAAAATACTAGCACAAGAGGGTCTAAAGGTCGTTCGATATGCAACACAACGCTTTCAAAGTATTCGCCTGTGACAATATAGTAATCGAAGTAAAGTAATCACCTGTGACAGAATAGTAATCACCTGTGACAGCATGCAAAGTGGCGAGTATTTACAGCGCTGCATGTTCTGGCAAGGAcgaatcaagaatgtcctatacCTCGAACAAACTATCCGTTGTATCCTTTCTCTCAGTTCCACCCTGTTCTGAACAATGGCGCACAGCATACGTGATGGCTGCAGCGGCACGCTTGCAGCGTTCGGAGTTTTTGACAAGAGAGTCGTAGCGGCGTCGTCTGGCAATAGGCAGCTCATCGGTATCATCGCCGACGATAGCAGGCGGGGCGGGACCCGCATCCATTTCTAGCAGCTCGTTccagcgcttgcgctctgtcacTAACGCCTTCAACTGCGTGTGGTGGCGTGCGGCGACGTCAGTAGGCACCTCGTCGTCGATGGGCGTCGAACCAGCTGTTACGTTTAGAAGCACGGTGAGAACGTCACGGCCTTCCTGTTCGTCGAACGCTGCCAGTCCTCGAAGGAGCAATTTCCGATACAGTTCTTCGGGAGCCTCTACCTCGTCGCGGACCATGGAGAGGGCGCGCTTGAAGCAGAGCCGAAGGAGGATGCGCAGCCGTTCTTCACCCGGAATGCCGCTGGGCACATCCTTGATGAGGTCATTTTGGGACGGCAGCAAGGAGTAACTTCGACTGCTCCGTCGCCGGGACCTTGGTCTTGAACTTTCTTCCATGCTGCTTGCAAAAACGCCAAATGCCGACACGAGGCAAATCTGCGTCACGGACAGCTGCCCACTTGGCCTACCGGTACTGGTAAAGAGCTTTTCGCGCGCTTATTTACTGTGACCCCTGGCTAGACTTTGGCTAGACTTTGTGTGCTTAAATAATGATGATAACAATGATGATTTTGTTATGTCGTGGTTTTTAGACTGTTTACAGCGGACAAGCATCGTAACAAAATGCCCAGACAGAAcagaatgaataaaaaaaactgcacgcAATTTTCTGTACGGCTTTGTAAACATCACCATGGTATGCATGCACGCATGAATAGATGCACGACTGCTTTCCCCGCGCTGCTATTCGCGGAGCGGCAATCACATAGTCCCGCTGACATCAAATCACGGAGGACTCCATGCGTCAAATGTTCCAGTTCTTGTTGGTTCATAccaatgctttaaaaaaaaacaaaaaaaaaagcgcatacTCAACGAACGTATGAGTGGCACGAGCCGGGGGAGCCAGCCGCTCCCACCTTGAGCGCAGTCTGCTTCGTCTGTGGttacagtattctagttcactgtacccaGGCGGAAATTTCGTAAGTAGGACCACCTGAAGCGGAGTTACTGGACAAGGACCTTTGGCAAGAGGGACCATTTGGCAAATTGGGACCACTTGATGAAGCGGAACAAGTTGACAAAAGGGGCCTTTTGGAATTTCCGGTTAAAAAGCTATTGGATATTTCAACTCGCTCTAATAGGGTTTTAAAAATGGTTCCAATCGCGCCTTTAATTAACTTACATATTAAGATGCAAGAAGAAAACTGATCTGTGAGGATAGCAAGGCAAAGCTCGCATCTGGTGCCAGCATTTTCTCAGGAGAATTGAAACTGTTAAGAAATGCAAAACGCTCTCGAGGAAATCAACACTGCACACAAGCATACATCTCATAGAAAAACACATATTACTATAAACACTAATAACATGCCATAATAACATTAGCTCATCTATACATCCACAGAACACACTTAATACGTACCTCACTTGAGAGACAGCTTGACGTTCCTTTTCCACGGTGGCACAGGACCCGCCACAATGGTGAAGTTGACAAGCCAGTGTTCGATGCGCCTTTTCCCCTTCCCACCTGCTGGGAATCGGCGTGCCATTGCTTTCCCACGACAGCATCAACCTAGTCACAGTGGCGACATTGACGCAACAGTGTTCGAGGATTGCCCTTTCCATCGATCGAGCTGCGACAGAGCACCAGCTACCACCAGTGTCTACAACTGCTCACTAGTTTGATTGGACATTGTTCTCCGGACTTTATTTACCAGTCAGGGATCTAGGGAATGCAAAGGGTATTTAACAGGCTACTGGTTTGTTACTGAGACACTCCTATCTTgactgtaaatatgtaaaataaacctacAGTACAGTTTCCTTCTTAACGGAGTCTGACGCAACCCTTCGGAGCCAGGACCTTCAGTGCTGAACGAGTCAGACAACCCAAGGGCTCTTCACCaacactggtggcagcggtgagaTTGAAGCGCAATCCCCAGCAGCCCCCACCGGGAGGAGGGGTGCCTCTATACTGCCTTCTCGCGGCGAGAAGCGGCTTTTTCGCGGAGCTTGAAACAAAATGGCGTATCTTTGCGCAACTCATGTATAGGCCGCCATGATGGGCGCGCGTCACCTGGAAGAGGGGGTTAATAGACAGTAAATGCCCTAGAAGTTAGGACGATAATGGTGATGAAAACATTGTAATTGGAGCTAAAATTGGTGGTCGGTCCCCCTATTCCATTAGTACATCAGATCTTGCTGCCGTTCTAGCCCTTTTGGTGAACTCCTCCTGAAATTTTGGGTCTGAGCTGGACAGTATTTCCTCTTACCACTCAATTGTCAGTTCCTTTACCCTTTCTATATCTGTGTTGTCCTAGCAAGCCCATACTGCCCATACTGGCCCTGCCGCGTTTGTGTATATTGTTCTTCTGTTGTTCTCCTATGTCTTGATGCTAGGAAGGAAAAAGAAGCACGGTAACAGTGGCGCAAAGAAAGATTACAAAACACTGTGGCAAGATGAAAGGCATATGCATCCCTGCGGTAGTTTTGTTGAAAATTCATGGCAACTGCTGCAAATTATTAAACAAAATCGGTACCTTTAATGGGCTTTTAGTCATTTCCTTGCAACTATATTTCCTTCCTTTCGTCTATGAGCCCAACACTCGAACATTAATTCAGTACCAAGGCTGTTATTTAATTGTATTTCTCGTGGCCGCACAAAATTACTGCCACATGCACCAAGCGTATTTTGACGTTGCCTGCATGGGTAGATTCAGACATATTTTAGCCCTTTCAAGTCTGCATCCAGGTGCAGGTAGAGATAATACCGTACTAGTAGTCCAACCTGCTatggtgttttcttttcggagAAGACTATGCTATTTTTAGCCAGAAATGGGATATGTCAGCCGTACTGGCGCTCAAATCCAGGAAAACTACGTGGTCCAGTGGCACGCCTTCCTTGTCCATCCTCAGCTCTGAAGCATAAAGACCGCGTGTGCACAAAGTATGTTACCTCAACAACATCTCCGTCCACTTTGCCCAACGTCGGGGGTACACAGTGATACCTGCTGCAAATATTAGCATGCCTTGCCTTCACTGATACATAATAATTGCTTCAACACACTGTACAAGTTGTACATGCACAGTGCACTATTTGAACTTCCAACTGAATCTACAGGTGTGCAACTGCTTCATGAGAAATTCATAGAATTAACGATGAGGGACACGGCTGTCCTGGAGGGCTTTGGattgatttagaccacctggagttctttaatgagTGCCGACACTGCATagcacacattaaagaaccccaggtgatcgaaactaATCCAGACACCTTCagcacggcgtccctcatagcccatatgTTCCTTAGGGACATTAAACGCTATCATTCATTCTGAAAGCAGTGCTTGTAGTTCTTCCCCCATTGATGTTCCACACGGAATATTGTCTGTGACAGGATGTTCAGCCTGTGGAACTCCATGAAAAATCCACAGCATGGGGCAAAATAAACGGCAAGTGAAGGCATTCATAATTGCCAAGGTCACAGGCTAGATGGACACTGGTTTACCACCAGGGCTGTATTCACTCACTGCAAAGCAATGCATCCACACATGGTGCTATTGGCAGCAAAAGTTTACTGGATGCAGGCATGTGGCAAAAAATTGATTTTGGCGCAGTCATGTAAGCCACTCTGCAGAAATGCTTAAAGTTATGAGGGGGCATACATGCTCCATCTGATGGCAATGGCTGGAGACTGTGGTGTGAGGGAGTGCTACaataaattattttccaaaaGCACGCGTCCTATCAACTTTTGCTGCTGATAGTACAAGTGGTGCAAGGTGACCAATCAAAAGCAGTTTTGAAGAGGCACATgttaaatactgcgtgcaagtGCTGCACAAATGCCTTCCCACTGATTACCCATAGAAGTTCCTGTACGTATGCTGAGGGTATCTTCGATTCTTACAAACCCATTGGCAAAaataaacagtgaaaaaaggaggtGATAAATGCAGCGCAGTACTAGGGTTAGgacaaagagccctttgtacgaggaATGTAGTCAAATTAGGACCATGAGTTGGGCTAGTTAGTGTTTTTTGCCTCCTTCCTTTGTCCATTTTCTATGCTGGATTTTCTTTTATCAATGTACCCTTACCAACCAGACAAACTCCACCTGGATAATCCATCTACCTACCTAGGTGGTCAATCATTCAGTGCAATGATGTTCCATGTAGCAAATTCCCTCACTAAGTCCCGAATTCTAGCTCTTTTCCTCTGCAGCAGTAAATAAAAGCAGCAATtttggaaaacaaaaacaaaaaaaaaacgatattttATTCTAAAGATTCCCTGAAAACCTACGACGGTTCCCTTTTGGCAAAATTTTACTCCCTAAATTCCTTGAATGAATCACTGATGGTAGCATATGCTATTTGTGGCCATGTATTTTAGTGTACCAGGTGGTCTTCAATGTATTGTAATCCAGGCCAACCTGGACCTGTACAATCATCAAAGCTAGCTCTGCACTGCGGATGTAAAAGTGTGCTTGCGGATGCGAAATTTCATCAACGGAAATCCAACATGGAAACCCTAGAATGTATTTCTCTAAAAACAAAAGTGCAGAGGGTTTTTTCCACACGCATGAACTCATAGGTTACAGAACATGCACATCTACACTGCTCTTGCTCAGAATGCACACCTACTGGCCACACTGGCCCCATGCTTTGAAAAGCTCTTGTTCACTGGAAATGTGACAAAGTTGTGCTTGTAGTGAAAACCATTTTATTTTGCAataggtcacaaaaaaaaaatatgttcccAGGATCTAGGGCTGGCACATTACTATGAGCACCAAGTTTGCCAGCgttaatacccccccccccccccccccccccccacaaaaaaaaaaaaaaaattaagagggaGGGAAGGGATGAGAGGTGGCTCGAACAAGGTGTCTGACATTATATTAGTGCACATGGGGTGAAGTAAAATAAGGTTACACCACAAAACTTCAGACCCTTACACAGAACTCTGTGCACTCTCACACTGCAGCTTGACCAATCGAAAATTTGGCAAATGGCAAACCAATAAATCAAATTGTTTCGATTCGTGTTCTTGCAGTTTCGGGTGCCTGTGATGTGATGATTCACTCATTAGCTGACAGCAGGGCACGTCTTCTGAGTGTTCAAGCTTTTTGAAATGCAAATACAACATATATACCTGAAaacagaagtaaaaaaagaacTTTGTAGAT
Coding sequences within it:
- the LOC144094008 gene encoding uncharacterized protein LOC144094008, with translation MEESSRPRSRRRSSRSYSLLPSQNDLIKDVPSGIPGEERLRILLRLCFKRALSMVRDEVEAPEELYRKLLLRGLAAFDEQEGRDVLTVLLNVTAGSTPIDDEVPTDVAARHHTQLKALVTERKRWNELLEMDAGPAPPAIVGDDTDELPIARRRRYDSLVKNSERCKRAAAAITYAVRHCSEQGGTERKDTTDSLFEV